In one Nicotiana tomentosiformis chromosome 6, ASM39032v3, whole genome shotgun sequence genomic region, the following are encoded:
- the LOC138893696 gene encoding uncharacterized protein, with amino-acid sequence MATIIRSFLASVLHHETFIRYQDELNQLEAEVRGLNENRDSYKLLSEQREWEAKSLRAELEVARKEHADLVKQVKIFEVSDDELGSVTNGRNLQVKQKIDRVNQLRAEMDVVKAETDEWRGRMERMASEKETARAQLALVEAQLRAAKKIAEVQAKNIEELQSRLSVSGSDRGNLAKELEMAKSAVAAVKTDADEMVAQYKVDVEVT; translated from the coding sequence GCCTCGGTGCTGCATCATGAGACCTTTATCCGATATCAGGATGAGCTAAACCAGCTTGAGGCTGAGGTACGAGGGCTCAACGAGAATAGAGATTcttacaaacttctcagcgagcaacgtgagtgggaggctaagagcctccgagctgagctagaggtggctcggaaggagcatgccgacttggtcaagcaggtaaaaatatttgaggttagtgacgatgagctagGTTCGGTGACTAACGGTCGTAATCTGCAGGTCAAACAAAAAATTGATCGGGTCAACCAACTTCGAGCTGAGATGGATGTTGTCAAGGCCGAGACCGATGAATGGAGAGGCAGGATGGAGCGCATGGCCTCAGAAAAGGAGACTGCTCGGGCACAACTGGCTTTGGTTGAGGCTCAGCTTCGAGCGGCAAAGAAAATAGCCGAGGTGCAGGCCAAAAATattgaggagctccagtctcGGCTAAGTGTATCCGGCTCTGATCGAGGAAATCTCGCCAAGGAGCTGGAAATGGCCAAGTCAGCAGTCGCTGCTGTTAAAACCGATGCCGACgaaatggtggcccaatataaggtcGATGTTGAGGTGACCTAG